The following proteins are encoded in a genomic region of Rhodoferax aquaticus:
- the ligA gene encoding NAD-dependent DNA ligase LigA, with amino-acid sequence MDSLDLFSAAPLADDQARMQDLREQLHHHAHLYYVLDAPELPDAEYDRLFRELQALEAKHPQWLTPDSPTQRVGGKPLDAFASVRHAVPMLSIRTETDTESTGAEAFDARIRRELELTDTAPAVEYVTELKFDGLAMSLRYEAGVLVQAATRGDGEFGEDVTQNIRTIGQIPLRLPEGVPQVLEVRGEVYMRRDDFEALNERQRQRIAAGEKGEKTFVNPRNAAAGAVRQLDPNIAAQRPLSFFAYGVGEITPQAAGALFATHMELLQTLKKWGFPVAAQVDIAQGATELVAYHGRIGALRDQLPFDIDGVVYKVNSIALQLRLGFVSREPRWAVAHKYPAQEQLTTVLAIDVQVGRTGKLTPVAKLAPVFVGGVTVTNATLHNEDEARRKDVRVGDTVVVRRAGDVIPEVVSVLLDKRPDGAAQFTMPHICPVCQSAAVREEGEADYRCTGGLFCSAQRKQAILHFAQRRAVEVEGLGDKLVEQLVDAGVIHTLPDLYRLGLSALASLERMADKSAQNIVDALEKSKQTTLPRFLFGLGIRHVGESTAKELARHFGTLDAIMDASLETLLEVSDVGPIVAASIHTFFAQAHNREVVEQLRACGVTWPEGTPASTGPKPLAGKTLVLTGTLPTLGRDAAKDLIEAAGGKVSGSVSKKTSYVVAGTEAGSKLDKAQELGVAVLDEAGLLELLNGS; translated from the coding sequence ATGGACAGTTTGGATTTGTTTTCTGCCGCGCCGCTGGCAGACGATCAGGCGCGCATGCAAGACTTGCGGGAGCAGTTACACCACCATGCGCACCTGTATTACGTGCTGGACGCGCCAGAGCTACCTGACGCGGAATACGACCGCCTTTTTCGCGAGCTGCAGGCCTTAGAAGCCAAGCATCCCCAGTGGTTGACGCCTGACTCACCCACGCAACGGGTGGGCGGCAAACCCTTGGACGCCTTCGCCAGCGTGCGCCATGCTGTGCCCATGCTCAGCATTCGCACCGAGACCGATACCGAGTCTACGGGCGCCGAGGCCTTTGACGCCCGCATTCGCCGAGAGCTGGAGTTGACTGACACCGCGCCAGCGGTCGAATACGTCACCGAGCTCAAGTTCGATGGCTTGGCCATGAGCCTGCGCTACGAAGCGGGTGTTTTGGTGCAAGCAGCCACCCGAGGCGACGGCGAGTTTGGCGAAGACGTGACCCAAAACATCCGCACCATCGGTCAAATACCGTTGCGCCTGCCAGAGGGCGTGCCCCAAGTACTGGAAGTGCGTGGTGAGGTGTATATGCGCCGCGACGACTTTGAGGCCCTCAATGAGCGGCAGCGCCAACGCATTGCCGCCGGTGAGAAGGGCGAAAAGACCTTTGTGAACCCGCGCAACGCTGCCGCTGGTGCGGTGCGCCAGTTAGACCCCAACATCGCCGCGCAGCGCCCCCTGAGCTTTTTTGCCTATGGCGTGGGCGAGATTACGCCCCAAGCTGCAGGCGCCTTGTTCGCGACCCATATGGAATTGCTGCAAACCCTTAAAAAGTGGGGTTTTCCGGTGGCGGCGCAGGTGGATATTGCGCAAGGCGCTACTGAATTGGTAGCGTACCACGGACGCATAGGTGCGCTGCGCGACCAACTACCGTTCGACATTGACGGCGTGGTCTACAAGGTCAACAGCATTGCCTTGCAACTGCGCTTAGGCTTTGTGAGCCGTGAGCCCCGCTGGGCGGTGGCCCACAAATACCCAGCCCAAGAGCAGCTAACCACGGTCTTGGCGATTGACGTGCAGGTTGGGCGCACTGGCAAGCTCACACCGGTTGCCAAGCTAGCCCCTGTGTTTGTGGGCGGTGTGACGGTGACCAATGCCACGCTGCATAACGAAGACGAGGCCCGCCGCAAAGACGTACGAGTGGGTGACACCGTGGTTGTGCGCCGCGCAGGCGATGTAATTCCTGAGGTGGTGTCTGTGCTGCTAGACAAGCGCCCAGACGGGGCCGCGCAGTTCACCATGCCGCACATTTGCCCCGTGTGCCAATCCGCAGCCGTGCGCGAAGAGGGCGAGGCAGACTACCGCTGCACCGGCGGTTTGTTTTGCAGCGCGCAGCGCAAGCAAGCGATCTTGCATTTCGCACAGCGCCGTGCGGTAGAGGTGGAAGGCTTGGGCGACAAACTGGTGGAGCAGCTTGTGGACGCCGGTGTCATCCACACCCTGCCAGACCTGTACCGCTTAGGCCTCAGTGCCTTGGCAAGCCTAGAGCGCATGGCGGACAAATCAGCCCAAAACATCGTGGACGCCCTGGAAAAGTCCAAGCAAACCACTTTGCCGCGCTTTTTGTTTGGTCTGGGTATTCGCCATGTGGGTGAATCTACGGCCAAAGAGTTGGCGCGTCACTTCGGCACGCTGGACGCGATCATGGACGCTTCGCTTGAGACCTTGCTAGAGGTAAGCGACGTGGGGCCCATCGTCGCGGCCAGTATTCACACCTTCTTCGCCCAAGCCCACAACCGCGAGGTGGTGGAGCAATTGCGCGCCTGTGGCGTGACCTGGCCTGAAGGCACCCCAGCATCAACTGGCCCCAAACCCTTGGCGGGCAAGACCTTGGTGCTCACTGGCACCTTGCCCACGCTAGGCCGTGACGCCGCCAAAGACCTGATCGAAGCCGCAGGTGGCAAAGTCAGCGGATCTGTGAGCAAGAAAACCAGCTACGTGGTGGCTGGCACTGAGGCAGGCAGCAAGCTGGATAAAGCGCAGGAGTTGGGCGTGGCGGTGCTGGACGAGGCTGGACTGTTGGAGTTACTCAATGGCAGTTAA
- the def gene encoding peptide deformylase, with translation MAVKEILKMGDPRLLRQALPVTAFDTDALHLLITDMLDTMRAANGAGLAAPQIGVDLQLVIFGSNDRNPRYPDRPVVPPTVLINPVITPLGDAEELDWEGCLSVPGLRGEVPRWAKIRYTGFDQYGDPIDRTVEGFHARVVQHECDHLWGKLYPMRVRDFTKFGYTEILFPGIGADDDD, from the coding sequence ATGGCAGTTAAAGAAATACTGAAAATGGGTGACCCGCGCTTGCTGCGGCAAGCCTTGCCGGTCACGGCCTTTGATACGGATGCACTGCATCTGTTGATCACGGACATGCTAGACACCATGCGTGCGGCCAACGGTGCGGGCTTGGCGGCGCCGCAGATTGGGGTAGATTTGCAGCTGGTGATTTTTGGCTCCAACGACCGCAACCCGCGTTACCCCGACCGGCCTGTGGTGCCACCCACTGTGTTGATCAACCCCGTAATCACACCCTTAGGCGATGCGGAAGAGCTGGATTGGGAAGGGTGCCTGTCGGTGCCCGGATTGCGGGGCGAGGTGCCGCGCTGGGCCAAGATTCGCTATACCGGGTTTGACCAGTATGGCGACCCCATAGACCGCACAGTAGAAGGCTTCCATGCCCGCGTGGTGCAACACGAGTGCGACCACTTGTGGGGCAAGTTGTACCCCATGCGTGTGCGCGACTTCACCAAGTTTGGCTATACCGAAATCTTGTTTCCCGGCATTGGCGCGGATGACGACGATTGA
- the hutH gene encoding histidine ammonia-lyase produces the protein MKPTLTLNPGKLTLEQLQSIHNGEVLLALPEASRAVIRASQQIVQNAADGDAPVYGVNTGFGKLANQRISKEQLATLQLNLIRSHSVGVGAPLSPEIMRIMVAIKAASLARGHSGVREVVIDTLLAVFNAGLVPYVPSQGSVGASGDLAPLAHMTLAIMGEGDMLEDGKRVPALQALQKAGISPLQLGPKEGLALINGTQTSTALALHALFSFEPVLEAALVIGALTIDAARGSDGPFDPRIHMLRGQPGQIDVAQYYRELLKGSAIRKSHEEGDDRVQDPYCLRCQPQVVGACLDQVRHGALVLVREANAVTDNPLVFPEDGAMLSGGNFHAEPVALAADGMALAIAEVGAIAERRVAMLIDSSVSRLPPFLTADAGLNSGFMIAHVTAAALASENKSLAHPASVDSLPTSANQEDHVSMATFAARRLQAMISNTANILGIELLAAAQGIEFLRPLKSSGALEEVLALLRKDIPAMHQDRYLAPDMEHATNLVRSGALTKILRTLPALPQLWVPV, from the coding sequence ATGAAACCCACACTCACTCTTAACCCCGGCAAGCTCACGCTGGAGCAGCTGCAATCCATCCATAACGGTGAAGTGCTGCTGGCACTGCCAGAAGCCAGCCGCGCCGTGATTCGCGCCAGCCAACAAATCGTGCAAAACGCTGCCGATGGCGACGCGCCGGTCTATGGCGTGAACACCGGCTTTGGCAAGCTGGCCAACCAACGCATTAGCAAAGAGCAGTTGGCCACCCTGCAACTCAACCTCATTCGCTCCCACAGCGTGGGCGTAGGTGCGCCTTTGTCTCCCGAGATCATGCGCATCATGGTGGCCATCAAAGCGGCCAGCTTGGCGCGCGGCCACTCCGGTGTGCGCGAAGTGGTGATCGACACACTGCTGGCTGTGTTCAACGCGGGCTTGGTGCCCTATGTGCCTTCACAAGGCTCGGTGGGTGCATCCGGCGACTTGGCGCCCTTGGCCCACATGACGCTTGCCATCATGGGTGAAGGCGACATGCTGGAAGACGGCAAGCGCGTCCCCGCTTTGCAGGCCTTGCAAAAAGCGGGCATCTCCCCGCTGCAACTGGGCCCCAAAGAAGGTTTGGCACTGATCAACGGCACGCAAACCTCCACCGCATTGGCGCTGCATGCGCTCTTCAGCTTTGAGCCTGTGCTGGAAGCAGCGCTGGTCATTGGCGCTCTCACCATCGACGCCGCACGCGGCAGCGACGGGCCGTTTGACCCACGCATCCACATGCTGCGCGGCCAACCTGGCCAGATTGATGTGGCGCAGTACTACCGTGAGTTGCTCAAAGGCAGCGCCATACGCAAGTCCCACGAAGAAGGCGACGACCGCGTGCAAGACCCCTACTGCCTGCGCTGCCAACCCCAAGTGGTGGGCGCCTGCTTGGACCAGGTGCGCCACGGGGCACTGGTGCTGGTGCGCGAAGCCAACGCGGTCACCGACAACCCACTGGTCTTCCCTGAAGACGGCGCCATGCTCTCGGGTGGTAACTTCCATGCAGAGCCCGTTGCTTTGGCAGCCGATGGCATGGCCTTGGCCATTGCTGAAGTGGGTGCCATTGCCGAGCGGCGCGTCGCCATGTTGATTGACAGCAGCGTGTCCCGCCTGCCCCCCTTCTTGACCGCAGACGCTGGGCTGAACAGCGGCTTCATGATTGCGCACGTTACCGCTGCAGCATTGGCCTCTGAAAACAAATCGCTGGCCCACCCCGCCAGCGTAGACAGCCTGCCCACCAGCGCCAACCAAGAAGACCATGTGTCAATGGCCACCTTTGCGGCGCGCCGCCTGCAAGCCATGATCAGCAACACCGCCAACATCTTGGGCATTGAGCTGCTGGCAGCAGCCCAAGGCATCGAGTTTCTGCGCCCGCTCAAGAGCTCTGGAGCCTTGGAAGAAGTCTTGGCACTGTTGCGCAAAGACATTCCCGCCATGCACCAAGACCGCTACTTGGCGCCTGACATGGAGCACGCTACCAACCTAGTGCGAAGCGGTGCCTTAACGAAAATCCTGCGCACTTTGCCAGCCCTGCCGCAACTGTGGGTGCCCGTCTAA
- the hutU gene encoding urocanate hydratase, which produces MTNPTHSPFANAQPRTVRAPRGSQLHCANWQIEAAYRMLQNNLDPEVAENPDALVVYGGIGKAARNWPCFDGILDALTKLKADETLLVQSGKPVGVFRTHTDAPRVLLANSNLVPKWATWDHFNQLDRAGLMMYGQMTAGSWIYIGSQGIVQGTYETFVEAGRQHFGGSLAGRWVLTAGLGGMGGAQPLAATFAGACSLNIECQQSSIDFRLRTRYVDEQATDLDDALARIAKYTAEKKAVSIALCGNAADIVPELVRRAKAGGIRPDIVTDQTSAHDIINGYLPSGWTVAQWKAAQQDPSQHAALTQAAGESCAKHVQAMLDFHAMGIPTVDYGNNLRQVAKDYGVANAFDYPGFVPAYVRPLFCKGVGPFRWVALSGDPEDIRKTDAKMKELFPHNAHLHRWLDMAQERIAFQGLPARICWIGLGERHLAGLAFNEMVKNGELKGPIVIGRDHLDSGSVASPNRETEAMQDGSDAVSDWPLLNALLNTASGATWVSLHHGGGVGMGYSQHSGVVIVADGTPEAAKRLERVLWNDPGTGVMRHADAGYEIAETCAKQHGMNMPMKA; this is translated from the coding sequence ATGACCAACCCAACGCACAGTCCTTTCGCCAATGCCCAGCCGCGCACCGTGCGCGCGCCGCGTGGCAGCCAATTGCATTGCGCCAACTGGCAAATCGAAGCGGCTTACCGCATGCTCCAAAACAACCTCGACCCCGAGGTAGCCGAGAACCCAGACGCCTTGGTGGTGTACGGTGGTATCGGCAAAGCAGCGCGCAACTGGCCTTGCTTCGACGGTATCTTGGACGCACTCACCAAGCTCAAAGCCGACGAAACCCTGCTCGTGCAATCCGGCAAACCTGTGGGCGTGTTTCGCACCCACACCGATGCCCCCCGCGTGCTCTTGGCCAACTCCAACCTCGTGCCCAAGTGGGCCACCTGGGACCACTTCAACCAACTGGACCGCGCAGGCCTCATGATGTACGGCCAGATGACCGCTGGCAGCTGGATCTACATTGGCTCGCAAGGCATCGTGCAAGGCACCTATGAGACTTTTGTGGAAGCAGGCCGCCAGCACTTTGGCGGCAGCTTGGCCGGGCGTTGGGTACTCACCGCTGGCCTTGGCGGCATGGGTGGTGCGCAGCCCTTGGCAGCGACCTTTGCCGGAGCCTGCTCGCTCAACATCGAATGCCAGCAAAGCAGCATCGACTTCCGCTTGCGCACCCGTTATGTAGACGAGCAAGCGACCGACTTGGATGACGCGCTAGCCCGCATTGCCAAATACACCGCAGAGAAAAAAGCCGTGTCCATCGCCCTGTGTGGCAACGCCGCTGACATCGTGCCCGAGTTGGTGCGCCGTGCCAAAGCGGGTGGCATACGCCCCGACATCGTGACCGACCAAACCTCGGCGCATGACATCATCAACGGCTATTTGCCATCGGGTTGGACTGTGGCGCAATGGAAAGCCGCACAACAAGACCCTAGCCAGCACGCCGCACTCACCCAAGCGGCGGGCGAATCCTGTGCCAAGCATGTGCAAGCCATGTTGGACTTTCACGCCATGGGCATTCCCACGGTGGACTATGGCAACAACCTGCGCCAAGTGGCCAAAGACTATGGCGTGGCCAACGCGTTTGACTACCCAGGCTTTGTGCCCGCGTATGTGCGCCCCCTGTTCTGCAAAGGCGTGGGCCCCTTCCGCTGGGTGGCGCTCAGCGGCGACCCCGAGGACATTCGCAAGACCGACGCCAAGATGAAAGAGCTGTTCCCCCACAACGCGCACCTGCACCGCTGGTTGGACATGGCCCAAGAGCGCATTGCTTTCCAAGGCCTGCCCGCGCGCATTTGCTGGATAGGCCTGGGCGAGCGCCATCTGGCGGGCCTGGCCTTCAATGAGATGGTGAAGAACGGCGAACTCAAAGGCCCTATCGTCATTGGCCGCGACCATTTGGACAGCGGCTCAGTCGCCTCCCCCAACCGCGAAACCGAAGCCATGCAAGACGGCAGCGATGCCGTGAGTGACTGGCCCTTGCTCAACGCCTTGCTCAATACGGCGAGCGGCGCGACCTGGGTCAGCTTGCACCACGGTGGTGGTGTGGGCATGGGCTACTCGCAGCACTCAGGCGTGGTCATTGTGGCGGACGGCACACCCGAAGCTGCCAAGCGCTTAGAACGCGTGCTGTGGAACGACCCCGGCACCGGTGTAATGCGCCATGCCGATGCGGGCTACGAGATTGCAGAAACCTGCGCCAAACAACACGGCATGAACATGCCCATGAAAGCCTAA
- a CDS encoding IclR family transcriptional regulator, with translation MPQNNTPPKLPTATAVSAVDRALVVLATLATQGRAMTAAELIATTALSQSTLYRQLASLKRWGFVLEVDGRYAPGPLSLQLALGFDMASHLVQHARAEMVAMAQQSQESVGLVVAVNGQAVCIDMVDSTQSLRCSFEKGRSVPLQKGASSKCLLAHLPAAALQAALDANFATDDPGLPALQAELGNIRKAGYVVSHGEVDAGVWGVSAPVLTSGKRALGALTLMAPTVRAQGKQPQLIQMLVVSAARISRNLNTAT, from the coding sequence ATGCCGCAAAACAACACGCCCCCCAAACTCCCGACCGCAACAGCGGTATCGGCGGTGGACCGCGCGCTGGTGGTATTGGCAACGCTTGCAACGCAAGGACGTGCCATGACGGCGGCCGAACTGATTGCTACCACCGCCTTGAGCCAAAGCACGCTGTACCGCCAGTTGGCAAGCCTCAAGCGCTGGGGTTTTGTGCTGGAGGTGGACGGACGTTATGCGCCTGGCCCCTTGAGCTTGCAGCTGGCTCTGGGCTTTGACATGGCGTCTCACCTTGTCCAGCACGCCCGCGCCGAAATGGTGGCGATGGCCCAGCAGTCCCAAGAGAGCGTGGGCTTGGTGGTGGCTGTGAATGGGCAGGCCGTGTGCATTGACATGGTGGACAGCACCCAATCGCTGCGTTGCTCGTTTGAAAAAGGCCGCAGCGTGCCCTTGCAAAAAGGGGCGTCTTCCAAATGCCTCCTGGCGCACCTGCCTGCTGCAGCGCTGCAAGCGGCCTTGGATGCCAACTTTGCGACGGATGACCCGGGCTTGCCAGCACTGCAAGCGGAGCTAGGCAACATTCGCAAGGCAGGCTATGTCGTGAGCCACGGCGAGGTAGACGCGGGCGTCTGGGGTGTCAGCGCGCCGGTGCTCACCAGCGGCAAGCGCGCCTTGGGGGCTTTGACCCTCATGGCGCCTACGGTGCGCGCCCAAGGCAAGCAGCCGCAATTAATCCAAATGCTGGTGGTCAGTGCCGCCCGCATTTCCAGAAACTTGAACACGGCGACCTGA
- the hutC gene encoding histidine utilization repressor: MPSSKMPAFERVKTFIKVQISVGAWRPGDAVPSEAALQQQFGISRMTVNRALRELAAEGLVTRVQGSGTVVAELHRISTTLDIRDIHEEVQARGHVHSTRVVQLITTVADARVAEALRLKAGAQVFHSVLVHFENGVAIQVEDRYVNPASAPDYMDLDFQATTPSHYLLAHAPLTEASYTIEAALPRPEEAALLGIAPSAPCLVMTRRTVSGIHVASLARLVYPGMLYSFSGELQV; the protein is encoded by the coding sequence ATGCCTTCCTCCAAGATGCCCGCGTTTGAGCGGGTGAAGACCTTTATCAAAGTGCAAATCAGCGTAGGCGCTTGGCGACCTGGCGATGCTGTGCCCAGCGAGGCTGCGCTGCAGCAGCAGTTTGGCATCAGCCGCATGACCGTGAACCGGGCCTTGCGGGAGTTGGCCGCCGAAGGGCTGGTCACTCGCGTGCAAGGCTCGGGCACGGTGGTGGCTGAGCTGCACCGCATCTCGACCACGCTAGACATTCGCGACATCCATGAAGAGGTGCAAGCGCGGGGCCATGTGCACAGCACGCGCGTGGTGCAATTGATCACCACCGTGGCCGATGCGCGGGTGGCCGAGGCGCTGCGTCTTAAGGCCGGTGCCCAAGTGTTTCATTCAGTTTTGGTGCACTTTGAGAACGGCGTGGCCATTCAGGTGGAGGACCGCTATGTGAACCCCGCCTCGGCGCCGGACTACATGGACCTGGATTTCCAAGCCACCACACCGTCGCACTACCTGCTGGCGCACGCGCCGCTCACCGAAGCCAGTTACACCATTGAGGCCGCCTTGCCGCGCCCCGAAGAGGCGGCTCTTTTGGGCATTGCCCCTAGCGCCCCGTGCTTGGTGATGACGCGGCGCACGGTCAGTGGCATCCATGTGGCCAGCTTGGCGCGCTTGGTGTACCCCGGAATGTTGTATAGCTTTAGTGGAGAGTTACAGGTATGA
- a CDS encoding HutD/Ves family protein, which yields MTWQCVNLAEVAPSPWRNGGGTTRELVAWPNAQDWVWRMSVAEVTQGGPFSRFDGVQRWFAVLSGAGVELQLQVAKHPRAPLQTQHQVLTMDSGAFSFDGATPVECSLMDGPTQDFNLMLRKDQASGTMRKFMGTVCVELDAPKTVAVYAIDTGAKATFSNESVNLDAGWLAWRSVPAQAEVHLEAASALWMEIAV from the coding sequence ATGACGTGGCAATGTGTCAATTTGGCCGAAGTGGCCCCCAGCCCCTGGCGCAATGGCGGTGGCACCACGCGTGAGTTGGTCGCCTGGCCCAACGCCCAAGACTGGGTGTGGCGCATGTCAGTGGCGGAGGTCACGCAGGGTGGGCCTTTTTCTCGCTTTGACGGCGTGCAGCGCTGGTTTGCGGTGCTCAGCGGGGCCGGCGTAGAGTTGCAGCTGCAAGTGGCTAAGCACCCACGCGCGCCGCTGCAAACGCAGCACCAGGTGCTCACTATGGACAGTGGCGCGTTTAGCTTTGACGGTGCTACCCCGGTGGAATGCAGCCTGATGGACGGGCCAACCCAAGACTTCAACCTCATGCTGCGCAAAGACCAGGCCAGCGGCACCATGCGCAAGTTCATGGGTACCGTGTGTGTAGAACTGGATGCTCCCAAAACTGTAGCTGTCTACGCAATAGATACGGGCGCAAAGGCCACTTTTAGCAATGAAAGCGTGAATTTGGACGCCGGGTGGCTCGCTTGGCGCTCTGTGCCCGCCCAAGCTGAAGTACACCTTGAAGCGGCCAGCGCTTTGTGGATGGAGATTGCGGTATGA
- the hutI gene encoding imidazolonepropionase — MTLQLWEHCSVATMQADGPLASQPYGWIEDAALVVQGATVHWVGTRAALPDTLRAQCVQQHDAGGALITPGLIDCHTHLVYGGDRAHEFELRLNGASYEDIARQGGGIASTVRATRAATSAELLAQSEKRLLRLMQEGVTTVEIKSGYGLELSQEAKCLEVARRLGHTQAVAVRTTFLGAHALPPEFAGQSDAYIDAVLRMLVQLYAQGLVDAVDAFCERIAFSPAQTQRVFEAARALGLPVKLHAEQLSDSGGAALAASFGALSCDHLEWLSPDGAQAMAQAGTVAVLLPGAYYFLRETKLPPIDLLRNKGVPIAISTDSNPGSSPCTSLLLMLNMACTLFRLTPEEALAGVTRNAARALGLGDRGVLAPGMRADFALWDVQRPAQLSYALGANPCIQTIFNGEPR, encoded by the coding sequence ATGACTCTGCAACTGTGGGAACACTGTTCCGTAGCCACCATGCAGGCCGACGGGCCGCTTGCGAGCCAGCCCTATGGCTGGATAGAGGATGCCGCACTGGTGGTGCAGGGCGCTACGGTGCATTGGGTGGGCACGCGCGCCGCGCTGCCCGACACGCTGCGTGCCCAATGCGTGCAACAGCATGACGCGGGCGGTGCCCTGATCACCCCCGGGCTGATCGATTGCCACACGCACTTGGTGTACGGCGGTGACCGGGCCCACGAGTTTGAACTGCGGCTCAATGGCGCGAGCTATGAAGACATTGCCCGCCAAGGTGGCGGCATAGCCTCTACGGTGCGTGCCACCCGCGCGGCCACCAGCGCTGAGCTGCTGGCACAGAGCGAAAAGCGGCTGTTGCGCCTGATGCAAGAGGGCGTCACCACCGTGGAAATTAAGTCGGGCTATGGGCTAGAGCTGAGCCAAGAGGCCAAATGCCTGGAGGTAGCGCGGCGCTTGGGCCACACCCAGGCGGTGGCCGTGCGCACCACTTTCTTGGGGGCCCACGCCTTGCCGCCCGAGTTTGCAGGGCAGTCGGATGCCTATATCGACGCGGTGCTGCGTATGTTGGTTCAGCTGTACGCCCAAGGGCTGGTTGACGCGGTGGACGCGTTTTGCGAGCGCATTGCCTTCTCCCCCGCGCAAACCCAGCGTGTGTTTGAGGCAGCGCGCGCCCTGGGCTTGCCGGTCAAGCTGCATGCCGAGCAGCTGAGTGACAGCGGTGGTGCAGCTTTGGCCGCGAGTTTTGGCGCGCTGAGTTGCGACCATTTGGAATGGCTCTCACCCGACGGTGCGCAGGCCATGGCACAGGCGGGCACGGTGGCGGTGTTGCTGCCGGGAGCCTATTACTTTCTGCGTGAAACCAAGTTACCGCCTATTGACCTGTTGCGCAACAAGGGCGTACCGATTGCCATCTCTACCGACAGCAACCCCGGCAGTTCACCCTGCACCTCTTTGCTGCTGATGCTCAACATGGCGTGCACGCTGTTCAGACTGACGCCAGAAGAAGCATTGGCCGGTGTGACCCGTAACGCCGCGCGCGCCTTGGGCTTGGGCGACCGTGGCGTGCTAGCGCCCGGCATGCGCGCCGACTTTGCGCTGTGGGATGTGCAACGCCCCGCACAACTCAGCTATGCGCTGGGTGCCAACCCCTGTATCCAAACCATTTTCAACGGTGAGCCACGATGA
- the hutG gene encoding N-formylglutamate deformylase, translating to MSFTLHCGSAPLLVSMPHIGTHIPADLRASYVPRALAVEDTDWHLAQLYAALPSLGASVIQPVVSRYVIDLNRPPDDTPMYPGASNTELCPTRFFTGDALYQAGCEPSAEEVQRRKALYWQPYHAALQQELERLRSVHGYALLWDAHSIRSAIPWLFEGTLPALNIGTASGASAHASITAAVERICLGASGVSHVVNGRFKGGFITRNYGRPSENIHAVQLEMCQNLYMQEHAPFGYDATLAACIQPQLHAMLGAAMAACGALYAA from the coding sequence ATGAGTTTTACCCTGCACTGCGGCAGCGCGCCGCTCTTGGTCAGCATGCCGCACATCGGCACCCATATCCCTGCGGACTTGCGGGCCAGTTATGTGCCCCGCGCCTTAGCAGTTGAAGACACCGATTGGCATTTGGCCCAGCTGTATGCCGCGCTCCCATCCTTGGGGGCGAGCGTGATCCAGCCTGTTGTGTCACGTTACGTGATCGACCTGAACCGCCCGCCCGATGACACCCCGATGTACCCCGGCGCATCGAACACCGAACTATGCCCCACACGCTTCTTCACCGGTGACGCCTTGTACCAAGCGGGCTGTGAGCCTAGCGCTGAAGAAGTGCAGCGCCGCAAAGCGCTGTACTGGCAGCCCTACCACGCCGCATTGCAACAAGAGCTGGAGCGCCTGCGCAGCGTGCACGGCTACGCGTTGCTGTGGGACGCGCACAGCATTCGCTCCGCCATTCCTTGGCTGTTTGAGGGCACTTTGCCTGCGCTCAACATTGGCACCGCCAGTGGGGCCAGCGCCCATGCCAGCATCACGGCTGCGGTAGAGCGCATTTGCCTAGGAGCCAGTGGCGTGAGCCATGTGGTCAATGGCCGCTTCAAAGGCGGCTTTATCACCCGCAACTACGGCCGCCCCAGCGAAAACATCCACGCGGTGCAACTGGAGATGTGCCAAAACCTCTATATGCAAGAGCACGCGCCGTTTGGCTATGACGCAACGCTGGCTGCGTGCATTCAACCGCAGCTGCACGCCATGCTGGGTGCCGCCATGGCCGCTTGTGGAGCTTTGTATGCCGCTTGA